In Streptomyces dangxiongensis, one DNA window encodes the following:
- a CDS encoding polyribonucleotide nucleotidyltransferase has translation MENETHYAEAVIDNGSFGTRTIRFETGRLAKQAAGSAVAYLDDDTMVLSATTASKNPKDQLDFFPLTVDVEERMYAAGKIPGSFFRREGRPSEDAILTCRLIDRPLRPSFKKGLRNEIQVVATIMALNPDHLYDVVAINAASASTQLAGLPFSGPIGGVRVALIRGQWVAFPTHTELEDAVFDMVVAGRVLEDGDVAIMMVEAEATDKTIKLVEGGAEAPTEEVVASGLDAAKPFIKVLCRAQADLAAKAAKPTGEFPVFLDYQDDVFEALTAAVRPELAQALTIAGKQDREAELDRVKALAAEKLLPEFEGREKEISAAYRSLTKQLVRERVIKEKKRIDGRGVTDIRTLAAEVEAIPRVHGSALFERGETQILGVTTLNMLRMEQQLDTLSPVTRKRYMHNYNFPPYSVGETGRVGSPKRREIGHGALAERAIVPVLPTREEFPYAIRQVSEALGSNGSTSMGSVCASTMSLLNAGVPLKAPVAGIAMGLISQEINGETHYVALTDILGAEDAFGDMDFKVAGTKEFVTALQLDTKLDGIPASVLAAALKQARDARLHILDVMMEAIDRPDEMSPNAPRIITVKIPVDKIGEVIGPKGKMINQIQEDTGAEITIEDDGTIYIGAQVGSQAEAARATINGIANPTMPEVGERYLGTVVKTTTFGAFVSLLPGKDGLLHISQIRKLAGGKRVENVEDVLGVGHKVQVEIAEIDSRGKLSLIPVIEGEEGDETAKDDADQ, from the coding sequence GTGGAGAACGAGACCCACTACGCCGAAGCCGTCATCGACAACGGCTCCTTCGGCACCCGCACCATCCGCTTCGAGACGGGCCGCCTGGCCAAGCAGGCCGCCGGCTCCGCCGTGGCGTACCTGGACGACGACACCATGGTGCTGTCGGCCACCACCGCCTCCAAGAACCCCAAGGACCAGCTCGACTTCTTCCCCCTGACGGTGGACGTCGAGGAGCGGATGTACGCCGCCGGCAAGATCCCCGGCAGCTTCTTCCGCCGTGAGGGCCGGCCCTCCGAGGACGCGATCCTCACCTGCCGCCTGATCGACCGCCCGCTGCGCCCGTCCTTCAAGAAGGGCCTGCGCAACGAGATCCAGGTCGTCGCCACGATCATGGCCCTCAACCCCGACCACCTGTACGACGTCGTGGCGATCAACGCCGCGTCCGCGTCCACGCAGCTGGCCGGCCTGCCCTTCTCCGGCCCGATCGGCGGCGTCCGCGTCGCGCTGATCCGCGGTCAGTGGGTCGCGTTCCCGACCCACACCGAGCTGGAGGACGCCGTCTTCGACATGGTCGTCGCCGGCCGCGTCCTGGAGGACGGCGACGTCGCGATCATGATGGTCGAGGCCGAGGCCACCGACAAGACCATCAAGCTGGTCGAGGGCGGCGCCGAGGCGCCGACCGAGGAGGTCGTCGCCTCCGGTCTGGACGCCGCGAAGCCCTTCATCAAGGTCCTCTGCCGCGCCCAGGCCGACCTCGCCGCGAAGGCCGCCAAGCCGACCGGCGAGTTCCCGGTCTTCCTGGACTACCAGGACGACGTCTTCGAGGCCCTGACCGCGGCCGTCCGCCCCGAGCTGGCCCAGGCGCTCACCATCGCCGGCAAGCAGGACCGCGAGGCCGAGCTGGACCGCGTCAAGGCGCTCGCCGCCGAGAAGCTCCTGCCGGAGTTCGAGGGCCGCGAGAAGGAGATCTCCGCCGCGTACCGCTCGCTCACCAAGCAGTTGGTCCGCGAGCGCGTGATCAAGGAGAAGAAGCGCATCGACGGCCGCGGTGTCACCGACATCCGCACGCTGGCCGCCGAGGTCGAGGCCATCCCGCGGGTGCACGGCTCCGCGCTGTTCGAGCGTGGCGAGACCCAGATCCTGGGCGTCACCACCCTCAACATGCTCCGCATGGAGCAGCAGCTGGACACCCTCTCCCCGGTGACCCGCAAGCGCTACATGCACAACTACAACTTCCCGCCGTACTCCGTCGGTGAGACCGGCCGCGTCGGCTCCCCGAAGCGCCGCGAGATCGGCCACGGCGCCCTCGCCGAGCGCGCGATCGTGCCGGTGCTGCCGACGCGCGAGGAGTTCCCCTACGCGATCCGTCAGGTGTCCGAGGCGCTCGGCTCCAACGGCTCGACGTCCATGGGCTCGGTCTGCGCCTCCACCATGTCGCTGCTGAACGCCGGTGTGCCCCTGAAGGCCCCGGTCGCCGGTATCGCCATGGGCCTGATCTCCCAGGAGATCAACGGCGAGACGCACTACGTCGCCCTCACCGACATCCTCGGTGCGGAGGACGCCTTCGGCGACATGGACTTCAAGGTCGCCGGCACCAAGGAGTTCGTGACCGCCCTCCAGCTCGACACCAAGCTGGACGGCATCCCGGCCTCCGTCCTGGCCGCGGCCCTCAAGCAGGCCCGCGACGCCCGTCTCCACATCCTCGACGTGATGATGGAGGCCATCGACCGGCCCGACGAGATGTCCCCGAACGCCCCGCGGATCATCACCGTCAAGATCCCGGTCGACAAGATCGGTGAGGTCATCGGCCCCAAGGGCAAGATGATCAACCAGATCCAGGAGGACACCGGCGCCGAGATCACGATCGAGGACGACGGCACCATCTACATCGGTGCCCAGGTCGGCTCGCAGGCCGAGGCCGCTCGCGCCACGATCAACGGCATCGCCAACCCGACCATGCCGGAGGTCGGCGAGCGCTACCTGGGTACGGTCGTCAAGACCACGACCTTCGGCGCGTTCGTGTCGCTGCTCCCGGGCAAGGACGGTCTGCTGCACATCTCGCAGATCCGCAAGCTCGCCGGCGGCAAGCGCGTGGAGAACGTCGAGGACGTCCTCGGCGTGGGCCACAAGGTCCAGGTCGAGATCGCCGAGATCGACTCCCGCGGCAAGCTCTCCCTGATCCCCGTGATCGAGGGCGAGGAAGGCGACGAGACCGCGAAGGACGACGCCGACCAGTGA
- the eccCa gene encoding type VII secretion protein EccCa, translating into MSQIVVKRPPRALPSEVPTEEVVVQPPPELPRGHQESVLMQLLPTLGMGGSVVFFFTNGQPFMKIMGMIMIASTVGMSIAMVVRFRRGSQGQLADMRRDYLSYLSQTRKSAVRTAKAQRDAQYYLHPSPEQLWALVAEGSRVWERRPGDEDFAHVRIGLGPQPLATPLVAPETGPVEQLEPLTAGAMQRFLAAHHSVGDLPMAVSLRAFYHVTVSGEPQSVRASARALVGSLASLHSPQDLTIAVAAGREALPHWDWAKWLPHVQAPGAVDGAGSRRLIGADPRELEDLLATRLTGRPRFHPGAGPLLDEPHIVLVLDDLSLLPDSVLANPEGLQGVTVLEVVPGDLTTAGGDLSIVVQPGLLRLESGHGEVYDGTPDALSYESAEALARQLAPLRMASGGDDDEPLLANLEFTDLLGLGDAASVDTKRTWRPRALAERLRVPIGVGEDGRPVMLDLKEAAQEGMGPHGLCVGATGSGKSELLRTLVLGLAVTHSSETLNFVLADFKGGATFAGMAQMPHVAAVITNLADDLTLVDRMGDSIRGELNRRQELLRDAGNYANIHDYEKARAAGAPLQPIPSLVLVIDEFSELLSAKPDFIEMFVQIGRIGRSLGVHLLLASQRLEEGRLRGLETYLSYRIGLRTFSAAESRAALGVPDAYELPNVPGSGFLKYGTDEMVRFKAAYVSGVYRSGPQRGALTGGQLPVDRRPVLFTATEVPVRYTAVPQQRAHTEAAVDEALADTVLDVIVRRLEAQGPAAHQVWLPPLESPPSLDALLPGLAAVQGRGLTQPGYEGAGRLVVPAGLVDKPYEQRRDRLMLDFSGAAGHMQIVGGPQSGKSTLLRSLICSFALTHTPYEVQFYGLDFGGGGMTAVAGLPHVGGIASRLDPERVRRTVSEVYGVLTRREEYFRTAGIASIADYRARRARGDISVADQPWGDVFLVIDGWGNFRADYEALETAVLDIAARGLGYGIHVIITASRSMEVRANFKDHLMNRLELRLGDVMDSEIDRKVAVNVPAGVPGRGLSPQKLHFMAAVPRIDGLTSDTDLAEATAALTTEVGRHWQAPGAPEVRLLPRQLEAVELPSGERFPQRGIAFALDEENLEPVFLDFEQDPFFLVFGESESGKSNLLRLLIKQLTLRYGGDEAKFFVVDNRRSLLDITPASHLAEYIPMSSQMEHHMVALADLMQRRTPTADVTPQQLRDRSWWRGPQVFVVIDDYDLVSNSSGNPLSGLTEMLPFARDVGVRFIIARSTAGAGRAAYEPFMQRMKELGAQGVVLAGDPAEGDILNGVRPRPMPAGRGVFVSRKRGKPLVQTGLVDVEY; encoded by the coding sequence GTGAGCCAGATTGTCGTGAAGCGCCCTCCCCGGGCGCTGCCGTCCGAGGTGCCCACGGAAGAGGTCGTCGTCCAGCCACCGCCGGAACTGCCGCGGGGGCACCAGGAGAGCGTGCTGATGCAGCTCCTGCCCACGCTGGGCATGGGCGGTTCGGTGGTCTTCTTCTTCACGAACGGCCAGCCGTTCATGAAGATCATGGGCATGATCATGATCGCCTCGACGGTGGGGATGTCCATCGCGATGGTGGTCCGCTTCCGCCGCGGCTCCCAGGGCCAGCTGGCCGACATGCGCCGCGACTACCTCAGCTACCTGTCACAGACGCGTAAGTCCGCCGTACGGACGGCGAAGGCCCAGCGGGACGCGCAGTACTACCTGCACCCCTCCCCCGAACAGCTTTGGGCGCTCGTCGCCGAGGGCAGCCGGGTGTGGGAACGGCGGCCCGGCGACGAGGACTTCGCGCACGTACGCATCGGCCTGGGCCCGCAGCCGCTGGCGACCCCGCTCGTCGCCCCGGAGACGGGTCCCGTCGAGCAGCTGGAACCGCTGACCGCCGGCGCGATGCAGCGTTTCCTCGCCGCGCACCACAGCGTCGGCGACCTGCCGATGGCCGTGTCGCTGCGGGCCTTCTACCACGTCACGGTCAGCGGTGAACCGCAGTCCGTACGGGCCTCGGCCCGCGCCCTGGTCGGTTCGCTGGCCTCGCTGCACTCCCCCCAGGACCTGACCATCGCGGTGGCCGCGGGCCGCGAGGCGCTGCCGCACTGGGACTGGGCGAAGTGGCTGCCGCACGTGCAGGCGCCCGGTGCCGTGGACGGCGCCGGCTCCCGCCGGCTTATCGGCGCCGACCCGCGCGAGCTGGAGGACCTGCTCGCCACCCGGCTGACCGGCCGGCCGCGCTTCCACCCCGGCGCGGGACCGCTGCTGGACGAGCCGCACATCGTGCTCGTCCTGGACGACCTGTCGCTGCTGCCGGACTCGGTCCTCGCCAACCCGGAGGGACTCCAGGGCGTCACGGTGCTGGAGGTGGTGCCGGGCGACCTCACGACGGCGGGCGGCGACCTGTCCATCGTCGTACAGCCCGGCCTGCTGCGCCTGGAGTCCGGGCACGGCGAGGTCTACGACGGCACCCCGGACGCCCTCTCCTACGAGTCGGCCGAAGCGCTGGCCCGGCAGCTCGCGCCGCTGCGCATGGCGTCGGGCGGCGACGACGACGAACCGCTGCTCGCCAACCTGGAGTTCACCGACCTGCTGGGCCTCGGCGACGCCGCCTCCGTCGACACCAAGCGGACCTGGCGACCGCGCGCGCTCGCCGAACGGCTGCGGGTGCCGATCGGCGTCGGCGAGGACGGCAGGCCCGTCATGCTGGACCTGAAGGAGGCCGCCCAGGAGGGCATGGGCCCGCACGGCCTGTGCGTCGGCGCCACCGGTTCCGGCAAGTCGGAGCTGCTGCGCACGCTCGTGCTGGGCCTCGCGGTCACCCACTCCTCGGAGACCCTGAACTTCGTCCTCGCCGACTTCAAGGGCGGCGCGACCTTCGCCGGCATGGCGCAGATGCCGCACGTGGCCGCCGTGATCACCAACCTCGCGGACGACCTCACCCTGGTCGACCGCATGGGCGACTCCATCCGCGGCGAACTGAACCGCCGCCAGGAACTGCTGCGCGACGCCGGCAACTACGCCAACATCCACGACTACGAGAAGGCACGCGCGGCGGGCGCCCCGCTCCAGCCGATCCCCTCGCTGGTCCTGGTCATCGACGAGTTCAGCGAACTGCTGTCCGCCAAGCCTGACTTCATCGAGATGTTTGTCCAGATCGGCCGGATCGGCCGATCACTGGGCGTGCACCTGCTGCTCGCCTCGCAGCGCCTGGAGGAGGGCCGGCTGCGCGGCCTCGAAACCTATCTGTCGTACCGGATCGGTCTGCGCACCTTCTCCGCAGCCGAGTCCCGCGCCGCGCTCGGCGTCCCCGACGCCTACGAACTTCCCAACGTGCCCGGTTCCGGCTTCCTGAAGTACGGCACGGACGAGATGGTCCGCTTCAAGGCGGCGTACGTCTCCGGCGTGTACCGCTCGGGCCCGCAGCGCGGAGCACTGACCGGCGGACAACTGCCCGTGGACCGGCGGCCGGTGCTGTTCACGGCCACCGAGGTGCCCGTGCGGTACACCGCCGTTCCCCAGCAGCGCGCGCACACCGAGGCCGCGGTGGACGAGGCACTGGCCGACACCGTCCTCGACGTGATCGTGCGCCGCCTGGAGGCACAGGGCCCGGCCGCGCACCAGGTGTGGCTGCCCCCGCTGGAGAGCCCGCCGTCGCTGGACGCGCTGCTGCCGGGCCTGGCGGCGGTGCAGGGCCGTGGCCTGACCCAGCCCGGCTACGAGGGCGCGGGCCGGCTGGTCGTCCCCGCCGGCCTCGTCGACAAGCCGTACGAGCAGCGCCGCGACCGGCTGATGCTCGACTTCTCGGGCGCGGCCGGCCACATGCAGATCGTCGGCGGCCCCCAGTCCGGCAAGTCCACGCTGCTGCGCTCCCTGATCTGCTCCTTCGCGCTCACCCACACGCCGTACGAGGTGCAGTTCTACGGCCTCGACTTCGGCGGCGGCGGCATGACCGCGGTGGCCGGCCTGCCGCACGTCGGCGGCATCGCCTCGCGCCTGGACCCCGAGCGCGTCCGCCGTACGGTCTCCGAGGTGTACGGCGTCCTGACCCGCCGCGAGGAGTACTTCCGCACGGCCGGCATCGCCTCGATCGCCGACTACCGCGCCCGGCGCGCCCGCGGCGACATCTCGGTGGCCGACCAGCCGTGGGGTGACGTCTTCCTGGTCATCGACGGCTGGGGCAACTTCCGCGCGGACTACGAGGCCCTGGAGACGGCGGTCCTGGACATCGCCGCCCGCGGCCTCGGCTACGGCATCCACGTGATCATCACGGCGTCACGCTCGATGGAGGTCCGGGCGAACTTCAAGGACCACCTCATGAACCGGCTGGAACTGCGCCTGGGTGACGTCATGGATTCGGAGATCGACCGCAAGGTGGCGGTGAACGTCCCCGCGGGCGTCCCCGGCCGCGGTCTGTCCCCGCAGAAACTGCACTTCATGGCGGCGGTCCCGCGCATCGACGGTCTCACCTCCGACACGGACCTGGCCGAGGCCACGGCCGCGCTCACGACCGAGGTCGGCCGCCACTGGCAGGCGCCGGGCGCCCCCGAGGTACGGCTGCTGCCGCGCCAACTGGAGGCCGTCGAACTGCCCTCCGGCGAGCGTTTCCCGCAGCGCGGCATCGCCTTCGCGCTCGACGAGGAGAACCTGGAACCGGTGTTCCTCGACTTCGAGCAGGACCCGTTCTTCCTCGTCTTCGGCGAGAGCGAGTCCGGCAAGTCCAACCTGCTGCGCCTGCTGATCAAGCAGCTCACCCTGCGGTACGGCGGTGACGAGGCGAAGTTCTTCGTGGTGGACAACCGGCGCTCGCTGCTGGACATCACACCGGCGTCCCACCTCGCGGAGTACATTCCGATGTCCAGCCAGATGGAACACCACATGGTGGCCCTGGCCGACCTCATGCAGCGCCGCACGCCGACCGCCGACGTCACGCCGCAGCAGCTACGGGACCGAAGCTGGTGGCGCGGCCCGCAGGTCTTCGTCGTCATCGACGACTACGACCTCGTCTCCAACTCCAGCGGCAACCCGCTCAGCGGCCTGACGGAGATGCTGCCCTTCGCCCGTGACGTCGGCGTCCGCTTCATCATCGCCCGCTCCACCGCGGGCGCCGGGCGCGCCGCCTACGAGCCGTTCATGCAGCGCATGAAGGAACTCGGCGCCCAGGGCGTCGTCCTGGCCGGCGATCCGGCGGAGGGCGACATCCTCAACGGCGTCCGGCCCCGCCCGATGCCCGCGGGGCGCGGCGTCTTCGTGTCCCGCAAGCGGGGGAAGCCGTTGGTGCAGACCGGGCTGGTGGATGTGGAGTACTGA
- a CDS encoding WXG100 family type VII secretion target, with amino-acid sequence MATQRQKVSDKDIIVLEKELLHRFEGIKGQLKELQALIDSLEGNWKGIGAGAFNSKQTEINERMVRIGNILAKFIEAMSTTRKIKDGTEDEVRSQVQSIDVDLGGAHSALSSY; translated from the coding sequence ATGGCGACGCAGCGCCAGAAGGTAAGTGACAAGGACATCATTGTCCTCGAAAAGGAGCTTCTGCACCGTTTCGAGGGCATCAAGGGCCAGCTCAAGGAGCTCCAGGCCCTCATCGACAGCCTCGAGGGCAACTGGAAGGGCATCGGCGCCGGTGCCTTCAACTCCAAGCAGACCGAGATCAACGAGCGCATGGTCCGGATCGGCAACATCCTCGCCAAGTTCATCGAGGCGATGAGCACCACCCGGAAGATCAAGGACGGCACGGAGGACGAGGTCCGCTCGCAGGTCCAGAGCATCGACGTCGACCTCGGTGGCGCGCACTCGGCGCTGTCCAGCTACTGA
- a CDS encoding WXG100 family type VII secretion target gives MGVNNSGELEVSYGSLDETATQLANHARRLEEGLEAIKQKVAGVASMWEGEAHNAYTEQQTAWDREAKGIHEALVQIGKVVHAAGGDYQGGDRKAASYFM, from the coding sequence ATGGGCGTCAACAACAGCGGCGAGCTGGAAGTTTCCTACGGCAGCCTCGACGAGACCGCCACCCAGTTGGCCAACCACGCGCGGCGGCTGGAAGAGGGCCTCGAGGCCATCAAGCAGAAGGTCGCCGGCGTCGCGAGCATGTGGGAGGGCGAGGCCCACAACGCGTACACCGAGCAGCAGACCGCCTGGGACCGTGAGGCCAAGGGCATCCACGAGGCCCTGGTCCAGATCGGCAAGGTCGTGCACGCGGCCGGCGGTGACTACCAGGGCGGCGACCGGAAGGCCGCCAGCTACTTCATGTAG
- a CDS encoding S8 family serine peptidase, which produces MKPGIGRRGMGTALLTRRNAIRLSAVCSVLGTLVITSAGLAPGAAASDGVQSKQWYLDAMHADEMWKHSTGKGVKVAVIDTGVNPQTSSLKGQVLVDEVPKAAKYHVTQDYDGHGTTMAEIIAGTGAGGGIKGLAPGARIIPIRVGLDELKDANERARSLTSAKAIRAAADSDAKIINMSYGSVYYNGDEEDALKYAASKGKLLFSSIGNSGDAGNKPDYPAKDPYAIGVSAVDKTGTVGKLSTFGNYVDMSAPGLNVPAWCDNAFTRYCTTEGTSHASAIASASAALVWSAHPDWTANQVLRSLIDTAGRTWPKGKPSKYLGYGLMRPRMVLADKNFDPGPADRDPLAAENGTAPDEDITATKSPAASPTAKTPAKDTGSSSGPASAAAKDADSGDSTQTWVIIGAVAAVLVIAGAGFAVMRARRNA; this is translated from the coding sequence ATGAAGCCAGGGATCGGCCGACGCGGTATGGGGACTGCCCTGCTGACGAGGCGTAACGCGATACGGCTGTCCGCCGTGTGCTCCGTACTGGGCACGCTGGTCATCACGTCGGCAGGACTGGCCCCCGGAGCCGCGGCCTCGGACGGCGTGCAGTCCAAGCAGTGGTATCTGGACGCGATGCACGCGGACGAGATGTGGAAGCACAGCACCGGCAAGGGAGTGAAGGTCGCGGTCATCGACACCGGAGTGAACCCGCAGACCTCCTCGCTCAAGGGGCAGGTACTTGTCGATGAGGTGCCGAAAGCGGCCAAGTATCACGTCACCCAGGACTACGACGGCCATGGCACGACGATGGCTGAGATCATCGCCGGCACGGGAGCCGGTGGCGGCATCAAGGGCCTCGCTCCGGGAGCAAGAATCATCCCGATTCGTGTGGGCCTCGATGAGTTGAAGGATGCGAACGAGCGGGCGAGGTCCCTTACCTCGGCCAAGGCGATCAGGGCTGCCGCTGACAGCGACGCCAAGATCATCAACATGTCTTACGGGAGCGTGTACTACAACGGCGACGAAGAGGACGCGCTCAAATACGCGGCCTCCAAAGGTAAATTGCTGTTCTCCTCCATCGGCAACAGTGGAGACGCGGGAAACAAGCCTGACTATCCGGCCAAAGACCCGTACGCTATTGGGGTATCCGCCGTCGACAAGACCGGAACGGTCGGTAAGCTCTCCACGTTCGGAAACTACGTGGATATGTCGGCACCGGGTCTCAACGTGCCGGCCTGGTGCGACAACGCGTTCACCAGGTACTGCACCACGGAGGGCACCAGCCACGCCTCCGCCATCGCCTCCGCCTCCGCCGCCCTCGTCTGGTCCGCTCACCCCGACTGGACGGCCAATCAGGTCCTCCGGTCCCTCATCGACACCGCCGGCCGTACGTGGCCGAAGGGCAAGCCCAGCAAGTACCTCGGCTACGGCCTCATGCGTCCGCGCATGGTGCTGGCGGACAAGAACTTCGATCCCGGCCCGGCCGACAGGGACCCCCTGGCCGCCGAGAACGGGACGGCCCCGGACGAGGACATCACGGCCACCAAGAGCCCCGCGGCCTCGCCCACTGCCAAGACGCCGGCCAAGGACACCGGCTCCTCCAGCGGCCCCGCTTCCGCCGCCGCGAAGGACGCCGACTCCGGCGACAGCACCCAGACCTGGGTGATCATCGGCGCCGTAGCCGCCGTACTGGTCATCGCAGGCGCCGGTTTCGCCGTGATGCGCGCACGCCGTAACGCCTGA
- a CDS encoding DUF397 domain-containing protein — translation MAETEAEIKARKERERDELYGLDISGAEWHCAPGTEEHEERVEIAYLPGGAVAMRSSLDPDTVLRYTEAEWRAFVLGARDGEFDLKPMAHNGGLDAQ, via the coding sequence ATGGCGGAAACGGAAGCGGAGATCAAGGCGCGCAAGGAGCGGGAGCGGGACGAGCTGTACGGGCTCGACATCTCCGGTGCCGAGTGGCACTGCGCGCCGGGCACGGAGGAGCACGAGGAGCGGGTGGAGATCGCGTACCTGCCCGGCGGCGCGGTGGCGATGCGGTCCTCGCTCGACCCGGACACCGTGCTGCGCTACACCGAGGCGGAGTGGCGGGCGTTCGTGCTGGGAGCGCGGGACGGGGAGTTCGATCTGAAGCCCATGGCCCACAACGGGGGGCTGGACGCGCAGTGA
- the rpsO gene encoding 30S ribosomal protein S15, whose translation MSLDAATKKQIITEFGTKEGDTGSPEVQVAMLSRRISDLTEHLKTHKHDHHSRRGLLILVGQRRRLLQYLAKKDIQRFRALVDRLGIRRGAAGAK comes from the coding sequence GTGTCGCTCGACGCCGCTACGAAGAAGCAGATCATCACCGAGTTCGGTACCAAGGAGGGCGACACCGGCTCCCCCGAGGTCCAGGTGGCCATGCTCTCCCGTCGGATCTCCGACCTGACGGAGCACCTCAAGACGCACAAGCACGACCACCACTCCCGCCGGGGTCTGCTGATCCTCGTCGGTCAGCGTCGTCGCCTGCTGCAGTACCTGGCGAAGAAGGACATCCAGCGCTTCCGTGCGCTGGTCGACCGCCTGGGCATCCGCCGCGGTGCGGCCGGCGCCAAGTAG
- the eccD gene encoding type VII secretion integral membrane protein EccD: MTAAATGGPGTGAPSGSGTGTGLGFCRVTIVAPDSRIDVALPDDVPVADLYPEILRLSQQSPTAGAPVGYHLVRTDGTVLDSARSFAAQRILDGELLTLRPFADSLPPAVHDDVAEAVASSVTRQHKLWSGDLTRAAGLVGGGVLPALLAFVAWTADPLHDMHGLAGILAAVTGVLLVVLSAVRARVYDDRGSAVALGLGALPNIGVAGSGLLPLSDGEGIGRLQFLLACAAVLVAALILALCAPHGDGPFVAFVFASAIALVAVFAATLTGWAPTETAALCAPVAVGALAFLPGMSMRFARLPIGFENPSSGTSRSAYGTEAAAQEPVDTERVEAQARRGHELLVGLVGGCALLAVGASAVLGFSDDVWAQLLAFATGVAMLMRAGLFRYTAQVASVLAAGLASLVLLGLGLALNPPQHVMRAALAGDRTDLDIRTVWLIAVIALATALVTALGLILPRGGPTPFWGRFLEICEGFVLLTLIPLALAVFDVYATARSMTSS, encoded by the coding sequence ATGACGGCCGCCGCCACCGGCGGACCCGGGACGGGAGCCCCTTCCGGATCCGGCACCGGCACCGGACTCGGCTTCTGCCGGGTCACCATCGTCGCGCCGGACAGCCGTATCGACGTGGCACTGCCCGACGACGTCCCGGTCGCCGACCTCTACCCCGAGATCCTCCGGCTGTCCCAGCAGAGCCCCACCGCGGGTGCCCCGGTCGGCTACCACCTGGTCCGCACCGACGGCACCGTGCTGGACAGCGCCCGCTCCTTCGCCGCCCAGCGCATCCTCGACGGCGAACTCCTCACCCTCCGTCCGTTCGCGGACTCCCTGCCACCGGCCGTCCACGACGACGTCGCCGAGGCCGTCGCCTCCTCCGTCACCAGGCAGCACAAGCTGTGGAGCGGCGACCTGACCCGGGCCGCGGGCCTGGTCGGCGGCGGGGTCCTGCCCGCCCTGCTCGCGTTCGTCGCCTGGACCGCCGACCCGCTGCACGACATGCACGGCCTGGCCGGCATCCTCGCCGCCGTCACCGGCGTCCTGCTGGTCGTGCTCTCCGCGGTCCGCGCCCGCGTCTACGACGACCGCGGCTCGGCCGTCGCCCTCGGCCTCGGCGCCCTGCCCAACATCGGCGTCGCCGGCAGCGGCCTGCTGCCGCTGAGCGACGGCGAGGGCATCGGCAGACTCCAGTTCCTGCTGGCGTGCGCGGCCGTCCTGGTCGCCGCACTGATCCTCGCCCTGTGCGCACCCCACGGCGACGGCCCCTTCGTCGCCTTCGTGTTCGCCTCGGCGATCGCCCTGGTCGCCGTCTTCGCCGCGACCCTCACCGGCTGGGCCCCGACCGAGACGGCCGCCCTGTGCGCGCCCGTCGCCGTCGGCGCCCTCGCCTTCCTGCCCGGCATGTCGATGCGCTTCGCCCGGCTGCCGATCGGCTTCGAGAACCCCAGCAGCGGCACCTCGCGCTCCGCCTACGGCACCGAGGCCGCCGCGCAGGAGCCCGTGGACACCGAGCGCGTCGAGGCGCAGGCGCGGCGCGGCCACGAACTCCTCGTCGGCCTGGTAGGCGGCTGCGCGCTCCTCGCCGTCGGCGCCTCGGCCGTGCTCGGCTTCTCCGACGACGTCTGGGCCCAACTGCTCGCGTTCGCCACCGGTGTCGCGATGCTCATGCGCGCCGGCCTGTTCCGCTACACCGCCCAGGTCGCCTCCGTCCTCGCGGCCGGGCTCGCCTCCCTGGTCCTGCTGGGCCTCGGTCTCGCCCTGAACCCGCCGCAGCACGTCATGCGCGCGGCGCTCGCCGGGGACCGCACCGACCTCGACATCCGCACCGTCTGGCTGATCGCGGTCATCGCCCTGGCGACGGCCCTGGTGACCGCGCTCGGCCTGATCCTTCCGCGTGGCGGACCGACCCCCTTCTGGGGCCGCTTCCTGGAGATCTGCGAGGGCTTCGTGCTGCTGACGCTGATCCCGCTCGCCCTGGCCGTCTTCGACGTGTACGCGACGGCCCGGTCGATGACCAGCTCCTGA